The nucleotide sequence GGGGTCGAATTTCTGTGACTGACTGAGTGGGTTGAAGATCCGAAAATAAGGCGCCGAATCAGTGCCCGTGGAGGAGCTCCACTGCCAACCGCCATTGTTTGCTGCCAGTTCGCCATCAATCAGGTGGCGCATAAAAAAACGCTCGCCTTCGCGCCAGTCAATCAGCAGGTTTTTAGTCAGAAACATCGCCACGATCATGCGCAGGCGGTTGTGCATCCAGCCGGTGGCCAGCATCTGGCGCATAGCGGCATCAATGATGGGAAAGCCGGTGCGGCCTTGCTGCCACGCTTTCAGCTCCTGCGGTGCATCACGCCAGGCCAATGCTTCAGTTTCCGGGCGGAAGGCGCGGCGCATGGAAACGCGCGGGTAGCCGACCAGAATATGTTTATAAAACTCGCGCCAAAGCAGCTCATTGATCCACGTCACCACGCCGTTATTGCCACTGTCGAACTCGCCTTGGTTAGCGGCCAAGGCGGCATGCAGGCATTGGCGCGGTGAAATCACCCCGGCGGCGAGATAAGCAGACAACTGGCTGGTGCCAGGCTGGGCGGGGAAGTCGCGCGCCGTTTGGTAGAAGTCGATTTGCTGCGCGGCGAAATCATCCAGCCGCCGCCGCGCCTCTGCTTCACCGGCAGGCCACAACTGGCGCAGCACATCACTCGGCGTCGCAAAGCCGGCGACGTGTTCGGGTAGGGCGTCGCCGGCAATGGCCAGCGGCGCCTGCGCCGTGGGCGTGGTAATCACCGCCGGCAACGCCGTGTGCAGACGCTGGTAGCAGACCTTGCGGAACTGGCTGTAGACCTGGAAATAGGTCCCGGACTTGGTCAGTACAGTGCCGGGCTTGAAGAAAATTTGATCAAGGTGCCGGTTGAAATTGATCCCCAGTGTATCCAGCGCATCAGCCACCGCCTGGTCGCGACGGCTTTCGTGCACCGCGTATTCTTCGTTGACCTCAACATTGGTTATTTGCAACTGCTGGCACAGCTCACTGATGACCTGGGGTGCGGCGCTCCAGTCATCGGCGTGGCGCACTAGCAGCGGCACATTCAACGCGGCCAATTCGGCGGCCAGAGTTTTTAGGTTGCGCAGCCAGAAATCGACCTTGCTTGGCGCATCATCGTGCTCAAGCCACTGACCGGGGCTGATCAAGTAGAGCGCCACGGTCGGGCCATTGCCCATGGCCGCAGCCAGAGCACTGTTGTCTTGTACCCGAAGGTCGGTGCGAAACCAGATCAGTTGCAGCATGTTCAGTCCTGTTGGCTTTGCAGCAGTTTAAGGTCGTAGAGGTGTTGCAGCGCGGCCAATGGATCGGCGGCCAGGCTCAGGTCATCGTTCCCCAAACTAATGACTTTTAACTCATCGGCATGAATCTGCACCACTTGTCCGACCAGTAGGCAGGGGCACTCATACCCGCCGAGCAGTCGCTGAAGATGTGTGCTGTTTAGCGCTTGGCTGGAATACAGCACCACTGCCCGCGGCTGAATGTGCTCAACCGCCAGGGCCAGTTCGGGCGGTGGCAGCGGCCAATCAAATACCTCAACCGCCACCCCGGCATTGCTCGCCAGCCACGCGGTCAACCATAAGCCGGGGGCCATGGGCAGGTCGGAGACGTTGATCAGCAGCAAAGGTGCGCCAGTCGACTGGCGGTTGTTGTGGTAGAGCCGGGCACCTAGTTTGCTGCGCAGCCAAGAATAGAAGAACACCCGCTCCGCCTGCGCGCCAAATTGGTTACGCCAGCGCAACTCAAGTTCCTCAAACAACGGCAGGAGCAATTGCTCGCAGAGGGTGCTGGGCGGATAGAGCGCTAATTCGGTGTTGAAGCAATCATCTAAGCGGCGCTCGTTGAGGTTACAGATGGCTTCTTGCAACAGCTGGCGCTTGGCTTCCCACTGCGTACTGGCTTCGGCAAAGGCGGGCTGGTTACTGCGCAGCAGGCCCTTGACCTGGCTGACCGAGACGCCACGGCTGAGCCACGTGAGGATCGCTTGAATGTGCGTGACATGCTCATCTGAGTACAGGCGATGGCCCTTGGGCGTGCGGTGCGGCACGATCAAGCCATACCGACGTTCCCAAGCGCGCAGGGTGACCGCGTTGACCCCGGTGATGCGTGCGACATCGCGGATGGGCATAAAGCCTTGGGCAATGGCCGCTTGGTAATCATCGGCGTTAGCGCCGAGGTCATTTGACTCAAGGCTCATAGCGCACCGCGCTGCCCAGCTGGCCTGAACTGAGGCAGGGTATGGATTTGCCGGTGCTGGTTGTTAATGGGGCCATGGGCAACCTCTGATGACGACTTGTACAGATCCCGGTGGATGTACAACTTGAATTCATCATAGGTTTGTGATTGTACAAGTCAATATATTTGTACAACTACTGTACTGCTTTGTGTGTGAGGCTGTTACGTCCAACCCATGCGCCATTGCTCGGCGTTTTCCAGCGTGCGCCAGTCCAAACGCTGGCAGCGCTGGTTGAGCACGGCCTGTAATTCAACCTGCAACACCGTACCGTCTTCGTCGCAGAACAGTTCGGTGACGAGAAAATGCTTCTCGCGGTTTTGTGGCTGCGCTGCTGTCCATTTTGACAGCAGCAGTTTGCGCGGGTTGAGCCGGTGCTTAGCCGTTACAACGGGTGTGTGAGCGTTCATTGCAGATGACCCAGCAAGCGCCGCGCGGCTTCTTGGCCACTCAGCCACGCGCCCTCCACACGACCGGACAGGCACCAGTCACCGCAGGCATAAATGCCCAAGTCGGCGTCGGCCAATACGCCCCATTGGTGAGCACTGGCAGGACGTGCATAAAGCCAGCGGTGCGCCAGGCTCAACGTCGGGGCCGGTACTGTGCAGCCGATTAACTCGGCAAAGGCGCCCAGCAGGTGCTCGACCACCGCTTCTTTAGGCAGGTCTAAATGCTGTTTGGTCCACTGGCTGGTGGCGTGCAACACCCAGGTGTCGAGTTGCGTGTCGCGGCCCGGTTTGCTGCGGTTGCGGGCCAGCCAATCCAGCGGGCCGTGCCGGACAAAGCAGCCTTCAACCGTTGTCTCCAGGGCTGTCTCGAACGCAAGGGCAACGGCCCACGTTGGGTCCATGGCCACGCTGGCTGCAGCCCCCGCCAATTTCGGTGCACTGGACAGCAGTGCGGCGGCTTGCGGCGCCGGTGTCGCCACAATTACATGGCTAAAGGGACCGTGACTATTGCCGCCAGCGTCTTGCAGGTGCCAGTACTGTTCACCGCGAAACACGTCGGTGATATGGCAAGAGAAGCTCACCGGCAGGGCGCCGAGCATGGCGCGAGCGATTGCGCTCATGCGCGGGGTGCCAACCCATCGCACTTGTTCATCTGGCGAAGCGCTGAGTTGGCCATCTTTAAAGTTGTAAAGACTGGGTGTCCATTCGGCGACCCAGCCGCGCGCTTGCCACTGCTGCACCACCTCGACAAAGCGGCGATCACGGGCCGTGAAATACTGGGCGCCAAGATCCAGCGCGCCGGCATCACTGCGTTTGCTGGACATGCGGCCGCCACTGCCGCGGCTCTTGTCGAACAGCTGTACCGGATGGCCGGCAGCGTGCAGTGCTTGGGCCGCGGAAAGCCCGGCAAGGCCGGTACCAATAATGGCGATGGGATGAAGTGCAGTCATGGTCTACCTCATGTGTTCAGGCTTTAGGCTACGCTTTAGACAAAAGCTATACAATATTGATTTTTTGTATAAGCTTAGGCCGAGTCAATTTTGCTTTCCTATAGTTGATACAACCTGCGGTCAGATTGAAGCCACGTGCTGCCTACATCAGTCGGCTGTTGTCCGCCCAGTACACGACATGCGAGGGAAAACTGATGCACATACTTCTCACCGGCGGCACCGGCTTGATCGGCCGCGCGCTTTGCCAGCATTGGTTGCAGCAAGGCCATCAGTTAACAGTCTGGAGCCGCAGTCCCGATCAGGTCGCGGCGCTGTGCGGCAAAGCGGTACGTGGCATTGGCCGGCTTGAAGAGTTGGCCGAAGAACCGGTGGATGCGGTGGTCAACCTCGCCGGGGCGCCGATTGCCGATCGGCCATGGACACGCAAACGTAAAGCCTTGCTCTGGGCCAGTCGCATTGGCCTGACTGAAGAGTTGTTGGCCTGGCTGCAACGCCGTGAGCAAAAGCCAGCCGTGTTGCTCTCAGGTTCAGCCGTGGGCTGGTATGGCGATGGGGGTGAGCGCGAATTGAGTGAGGAGTCGTTGCCCGTCAGTGAGGACTTTGCTGCGCAACTGTGCGGCGCATGGGAAGAAACCGCCTTGCGCGCCGAGGCGCTTGGCATCCGTGTGGTGCTGGTGCGTACAGGGCTGGTGTTGGCCAGCGAGGGTGGTTTCCTCAAGCGCTTGTTACTGCCATTCAAACTCTGTTTGGGTGGCCCGCTGGGTGATGGTCGGCAGTGGATGCCGTGGATTCATATTGCCGATCAAGTCGCGTTGATTGATTTTCTCCTGCAGCACGAGCACGCCAGCGGTCCTTATAATGCCTGCGCACCGACGCCCGAGCGTAACCGCGCCTTCAGCCAAGCGCTGGGCCGTGAGCTGCATCGGCCGGCCTTTATACCGGCGCCTGCGTTTGTTCTGCGCTTAGCCCTGGGCGAGATGTCAGGCTTGCTGCTGGGTGGCCAGCGCGCACTGCCGACGCGCCTGCAGGCCGAAGGGTTTAATTTTCGTTTCACTCACTTGGATGTAGCCCTGGCAGATCTGCTGGGCCAGCCTCACTAGGATTGCGCATGACTGATCACGCCTTGTTACTGGTAAACCTAGGGTCGCCGGCCTCCACCTCGGTGGCCGATGTACGCAGTTATCTCAACCAGTTCCTGATGGACCCCTATGTGGTTGATCTGCCCTGGCCACTGCGCCGTCTCTTGGTTTCGTTGATTCTTATTCGGCGTCCGGCAGCCTCGGCGCACGCTTATGCCTCAATCTGGTGGGAAGACGGTTCGCCGCTGGTGGTGCTGAGTAAGCGCCTGCAAGACGAGATGAAAGCGTCGTGGACCCATGGTCCGGTTGAACTGGCCATGCGCTATGGCGAACCATCGTTGCAAACCGTGCTGACCCGCCTGGCGTCTCAGGGCATTAAAAAGGTCACACTGGCGCCGCTCTACCCACAATTTGCCGACAGCACCACCACCACGGTGATTGAAGAAGCGCGCCGAGTGGTGCGTGAGCAGCAACTGCCGATCCGTTTCTCGATACTGCC is from Pseudomonas sp. TMP9 and encodes:
- a CDS encoding TIGR02450 family Trp-rich protein produces the protein MNAHTPVVTAKHRLNPRKLLLSKWTAAQPQNREKHFLVTELFCDEDGTVLQVELQAVLNQRCQRLDWRTLENAEQWRMGWT
- a CDS encoding TIGR01777 family oxidoreductase, whose protein sequence is MHILLTGGTGLIGRALCQHWLQQGHQLTVWSRSPDQVAALCGKAVRGIGRLEELAEEPVDAVVNLAGAPIADRPWTRKRKALLWASRIGLTEELLAWLQRREQKPAVLLSGSAVGWYGDGGERELSEESLPVSEDFAAQLCGAWEETALRAEALGIRVVLVRTGLVLASEGGFLKRLLLPFKLCLGGPLGDGRQWMPWIHIADQVALIDFLLQHEHASGPYNACAPTPERNRAFSQALGRELHRPAFIPAPAFVLRLALGEMSGLLLGGQRALPTRLQAEGFNFRFTHLDVALADLLGQPH
- the phrB gene encoding deoxyribodipyrimidine photo-lyase, which gives rise to MQLIWFRTDLRVQDNSALAAAMGNGPTVALYLISPGQWLEHDDAPSKVDFWLRNLKTLAAELAALNVPLLVRHADDWSAAPQVISELCQQLQITNVEVNEEYAVHESRRDQAVADALDTLGINFNRHLDQIFFKPGTVLTKSGTYFQVYSQFRKVCYQRLHTALPAVITTPTAQAPLAIAGDALPEHVAGFATPSDVLRQLWPAGEAEARRRLDDFAAQQIDFYQTARDFPAQPGTSQLSAYLAAGVISPRQCLHAALAANQGEFDSGNNGVVTWINELLWREFYKHILVGYPRVSMRRAFRPETEALAWRDAPQELKAWQQGRTGFPIIDAAMRQMLATGWMHNRLRMIVAMFLTKNLLIDWREGERFFMRHLIDGELAANNGGWQWSSSTGTDSAPYFRIFNPLSQSQKFDPDGRFIRQWLPELVGLNKSNIHNPAGMGGLFGVADYPSPIVDLSKSRTRALAAFKSLPHFAGTEAP
- a CDS encoding MerR family transcriptional regulator, which gives rise to MSLESNDLGANADDYQAAIAQGFMPIRDVARITGVNAVTLRAWERRYGLIVPHRTPKGHRLYSDEHVTHIQAILTWLSRGVSVSQVKGLLRSNQPAFAEASTQWEAKRQLLQEAICNLNERRLDDCFNTELALYPPSTLCEQLLLPLFEELELRWRNQFGAQAERVFFYSWLRSKLGARLYHNNRQSTGAPLLLINVSDLPMAPGLWLTAWLASNAGVAVEVFDWPLPPPELALAVEHIQPRAVVLYSSQALNSTHLQRLLGGYECPCLLVGQVVQIHADELKVISLGNDDLSLAADPLAALQHLYDLKLLQSQQD
- a CDS encoding NAD(P)/FAD-dependent oxidoreductase; translated protein: MTALHPIAIIGTGLAGLSAAQALHAAGHPVQLFDKSRGSGGRMSSKRSDAGALDLGAQYFTARDRRFVEVVQQWQARGWVAEWTPSLYNFKDGQLSASPDEQVRWVGTPRMSAIARAMLGALPVSFSCHITDVFRGEQYWHLQDAGGNSHGPFSHVIVATPAPQAAALLSSAPKLAGAAASVAMDPTWAVALAFETALETTVEGCFVRHGPLDWLARNRSKPGRDTQLDTWVLHATSQWTKQHLDLPKEAVVEHLLGAFAELIGCTVPAPTLSLAHRWLYARPASAHQWGVLADADLGIYACGDWCLSGRVEGAWLSGQEAARRLLGHLQ